A single Tenacibaculum sp. 190524A02b DNA region contains:
- a CDS encoding TlpA disulfide reductase family protein, translating to MKKLLCLIVLLGALTSCKNDKKDVKNYASLSGEIANLNTKTLLLANSQLGFQKNIKVDENGVFKDTFSLKKGIYSLKVGATPVILFLRNGDSININSDANNVNETLSLTGIGYKESAFLVKSMESNKKFLENENLFKLTKNNFDAKVNDFINDFNGSLGKSSKDSLFIAQQKENANRLKQYVERIYPKKNFIFTKLNKGTPSPKFTKFENYEGGTMSLDDLKGKYVYIDVWATWCFPCKKEIPYLKSVEKQYHNKNIVFVSISTDAKRNYDTWKKMIKDKEMGGVQLYANEDQSFSRAYFINSIPRFILIDPQGNIVDADAPRPSDPRLIELFNSLEI from the coding sequence ATGAAAAAACTACTTTGCCTTATTGTGTTGTTAGGTGCATTAACATCTTGTAAAAATGATAAAAAGGACGTGAAGAACTATGCTTCTTTATCCGGGGAAATAGCTAACCTAAATACTAAGACTTTATTATTAGCAAATTCACAATTAGGTTTTCAAAAAAACATTAAGGTTGATGAGAACGGTGTTTTTAAAGATACTTTTAGCTTAAAAAAAGGAATCTATTCACTAAAAGTAGGAGCAACTCCAGTAATTCTTTTTCTTAGAAATGGAGATAGTATAAATATAAATTCAGATGCTAATAACGTAAATGAAACCCTTTCTTTAACTGGTATAGGTTATAAAGAAAGCGCTTTTTTGGTAAAATCAATGGAGTCAAATAAAAAGTTTTTGGAAAATGAAAATCTATTTAAACTTACCAAAAACAATTTTGACGCTAAGGTTAATGACTTTATCAATGATTTTAATGGTAGTCTTGGAAAAAGTTCAAAGGATTCATTATTTATTGCCCAACAAAAAGAAAATGCCAATAGATTAAAGCAATATGTTGAAAGAATATACCCTAAGAAAAATTTTATTTTTACTAAATTGAATAAAGGTACTCCTTCTCCTAAGTTTACTAAGTTTGAAAACTATGAAGGAGGAACTATGTCATTGGATGATTTAAAAGGGAAGTATGTTTATATAGATGTTTGGGCAACATGGTGTTTTCCTTGTAAAAAGGAAATTCCTTATTTAAAAAGTGTTGAAAAACAATATCATAACAAAAATATAGTTTTTGTTAGTATCTCAACGGATGCAAAAAGAAATTATGATACATGGAAGAAGATGATAAAAGATAAAGAAATGGGAGGAGTTCAGTTATATGCAAATGAAGATCAATCGTTTTCAAGAGCCTATTTTATAAATTCAATACCACGTTTTATATTGATAGACCCACAAGGGAATATTGTAGATGCAGATGCGCCAAGACCTTCAGATCCAAGGTTAATAGAATTATTTAATTCTTTGGAAATATAA
- a CDS encoding TlpA disulfide reductase family protein: MRKLTLFAMVLIGLVSCKQEPKDYVSFSGKITNKNSNALTITNRAGYKKVIEVAEDGSFKDTLKVEKGVYNLFDGKEYTSIFFKNGDDIKMTIDTKEFDETIAYTGAGSEENNFLAKSALLREGFFNDENLLKLPKAEFDSKVTGYVNDFKSLLSAKKLEESFVKNQEESIENFKQYVNRNYEQEQYIKTNLAQGKLSPKFVDYENNAGGTTSLEDLKGKYVYIDVWATWCKPCKNEIPHLKKVEKEFHDKNIEFVSISIDNKKDHEAWKKMIVDKEMVGVQLFADNNWQSKFVTDYAINGIPRFILIDPEGNIVDARAPRPSDAKLLDLFKSLNI, from the coding sequence ATGAGAAAACTCACTCTTTTTGCAATGGTACTAATAGGATTGGTATCATGTAAGCAGGAACCAAAGGACTATGTCTCTTTTTCTGGTAAAATAACAAATAAAAACTCTAACGCTTTAACAATTACCAACAGAGCTGGATATAAAAAAGTTATAGAAGTAGCTGAAGATGGATCCTTTAAAGATACCTTGAAAGTTGAAAAGGGAGTTTACAATCTTTTTGATGGAAAAGAGTATACTTCTATTTTCTTTAAGAATGGTGATGATATTAAAATGACCATTGATACAAAAGAATTTGATGAAACTATTGCGTATACTGGAGCAGGATCTGAAGAGAATAATTTCTTAGCAAAATCTGCGCTTTTACGTGAAGGTTTTTTTAATGATGAGAACTTATTAAAATTGCCTAAAGCGGAATTTGATAGTAAAGTAACAGGTTATGTTAATGACTTTAAATCTTTATTAAGCGCAAAAAAACTTGAAGAGTCATTTGTTAAAAATCAAGAAGAAAGTATTGAAAACTTCAAGCAATATGTTAATAGAAATTATGAGCAAGAGCAATATATTAAGACTAACCTTGCTCAAGGAAAACTTTCTCCAAAATTTGTGGACTATGAAAATAATGCTGGAGGAACAACGTCATTAGAAGATTTAAAAGGAAAGTATGTATACATTGATGTTTGGGCTACTTGGTGCAAGCCTTGTAAAAATGAAATTCCACACTTAAAGAAAGTAGAAAAAGAGTTTCATGATAAGAATATTGAATTTGTAAGTATTTCAATAGATAATAAGAAAGATCATGAAGCTTGGAAAAAAATGATAGTTGATAAAGAAATGGTAGGAGTGCAATTATTTGCAGATAATAACTGGCAATCAAAATTTGTTACCGATTATGCAATTAATGGAATTCCTCGTTTTATTTTAATTGACCCAGAAGGAAATATTGTTGATGCAAGAGCACCAAGACCATCTGATGCTAAATTATTAGATTTATTTAAGTCTTTAAATATCTAA
- a CDS encoding ferritin, whose protein sequence is METAIRRDMILHVEIVDLLNHQIMMEQKASSKYLAMASWCDQRELRNSAKYFYNQAEEERTHMMKIFKFVNDNGGNALSPTVTEVPHEFESLRAIFEASLDAEIEVTNSIHHAFKTARQVGDFTSEIFLQWFVTEQAEEEEKVRDILDMIGLMGDMPLKMIDERIPTE, encoded by the coding sequence ATGGAAACAGCAATAAGAAGAGATATGATCTTACATGTGGAGATTGTAGACTTGTTAAATCATCAAATTATGATGGAACAAAAGGCTTCTTCTAAGTATTTGGCAATGGCTTCTTGGTGCGATCAACGAGAATTAAGAAATAGCGCGAAATACTTTTATAACCAAGCAGAAGAAGAACGTACACACATGATGAAAATTTTTAAGTTTGTGAACGATAATGGTGGAAATGCACTTTCTCCTACTGTTACAGAAGTTCCTCACGAATTTGAAAGTTTACGTGCCATTTTTGAAGCTTCATTAGATGCAGAGATAGAGGTTACAAACTCTATACATCATGCCTTTAAAACAGCCAGACAAGTTGGTGATTTTACCTCTGAAATTTTCTTACAATGGTTTGTTACTGAACAAGCAGAAGAAGAAGAAAAGGTAAGAGATATTTTAGATATGATTGGTTTAATGGGAGATATGCCTTTAAAAATGATTGATGAGCGTATTCCTACGGAATAA
- a CDS encoding DUF4956 domain-containing protein, translating into MLIIFLSIKIKDITEFSKGFFSRTKVLNMVYEKIENIHINEGEALKKDLKERLGIDVINYKIHHIDFLKDTAELTLYYKKTSALIKKETTNTYQTPALNRIKN; encoded by the coding sequence ATGCTAATTATCTTTTTAAGTATAAAAATCAAAGATATAACGGAATTTAGTAAAGGATTCTTTTCAAGAACCAAAGTATTAAATATGGTTTATGAAAAAATAGAGAATATTCATATAAATGAAGGAGAAGCATTAAAAAAAGATTTGAAAGAACGTTTAGGAATTGATGTTATTAATTATAAAATACATCATATAGACTTTTTAAAAGACACTGCTGAATTAACTCTATATTATAAAAAAACATCAGCTCTTATTAAAAAAGAAACTACAAATACCTATCAAACCCCAGCATTAAACAGAATAAAAAATTAA
- a CDS encoding polyphosphate polymerase domain-containing protein yields the protein MNFSRDFDTITLDQIEEVNLMNRVDLKYFFHLENFQTILRKLNNHYFILTIDKRKVFDYKTLYFDTPAKDFYLAHHNNKLTRLKIRKRTYVNTNTSFSEIKFKTNKGRTIKKRIESDDRKYLSNVDKEFINQNTLWNSDDLTPSLLNKFNRITLVNKNFKERCTIDLNICFRANNKTFSLDNIVVLEIKIDGRNTLNTPLIKILKLASIKQASFSKYCIGMCITNTNLKYNRFKHQLKTLNKINTYEH from the coding sequence ATGAATTTTTCACGCGATTTTGATACAATCACATTAGATCAAATAGAAGAAGTTAATCTAATGAATAGAGTAGATTTAAAGTATTTTTTTCATTTAGAAAACTTTCAAACGATACTTAGAAAATTAAATAATCACTATTTTATTTTAACGATAGATAAAAGAAAAGTATTTGATTACAAAACATTGTATTTTGATACTCCTGCAAAAGATTTCTATTTAGCACATCATAACAATAAACTAACGAGATTAAAAATAAGAAAACGCACATATGTAAACACAAATACTAGTTTTTCAGAAATAAAATTTAAGACCAATAAAGGAAGAACTATTAAAAAAAGAATTGAAAGTGATGATAGAAAGTATTTATCAAATGTAGATAAAGAATTTATCAATCAAAATACATTATGGAATAGTGATGATTTAACTCCAAGTTTACTTAATAAGTTTAATAGAATTACGTTAGTTAATAAAAATTTTAAAGAACGATGCACTATTGATTTAAATATTTGTTTTAGAGCAAATAATAAAACATTTTCTCTTGATAATATTGTTGTGTTAGAAATAAAGATAGATGGAAGAAACACACTTAATACACCGCTAATTAAAATTTTAAAACTAGCATCTATAAAACAAGCTAGTTTTAGCAAATATTGTATAGGAATGTGTATTACAAATACCAATTTAAAATACAACAGATTTAAACACCAATTAAAAACACTGAATAAGATAAATACCTATGAACATTAA
- a CDS encoding lamin tail domain-containing protein, with protein MKKKYLLLLVLLTTSLYSQEVVINEIQSKNLTTYRNSKFEYSDWIEFKNITSNPIDISDYYLSDDPDNIKKWKFPSGISIPANGLLLIDVDGTNSWLSTNFKLSASGETLVFSKNDETEIQRIEFPEIQKDISYGRKSDGAYTLLSKPTPHAANDEASAFTILDSKININIPSGLYDTNQTVEITFKGEGTLYYTLDGTEPTTSTTAYSGPITIGKSTILKSKVIKSASEYSITENRSYIIGASHDLPVILLTSDNSSKNSGNKEVIDGRVEFIFIEKDGTVAINQYASFRASGKTSRGMPQLNGKVEADAVYGDKDFDYKMFPNKELDEFRSFLLRNSSQDWAETHLRDAFVSRVLSEDNLTDFPFEGYRPAALYVNGKYQGIINVREDDDNSYIKDNYGLKTGEFEKNGRDPILYTFTTDRAELDKILNFNHHVNVQFLISYAELNEYGFGSWKDLSGKTPHQNHYFMHDYDATFGLRGFEHVPLTNAMSVNEIIPSEMRAHEPYKTEGLQLIAALINHVYNKDRTLKILDAMEKELESEIPAHAIANVALGLEQGYDGSSGSSPAPFANLTEWKANIAALRKDVEKRIDANIFTRIKNAQGIEDPIQVTYESSNINRGFIRVHNVKSIKETFTGTYFSNIPIKFSAEALPGYKFVRWEGAVNSTDENITPTFTTNTSLKAVFEPIAVTSTNLVINEVQGKNDTTITDEAGEYDDWIEIYNPNSTPVNLAGYYISDKLSEPLKWKIPDTDASKTTVPANGFLLLWADKDLEQGANHLDFKLKGTDQVILTAPDATTKIQEISFTDIDTGTSYGAKVDGDADYITFTIPTPGATNGNVLSTDDIDVVNNKIGIYPNPTTNNITIQGTFTDLKWKLFNLNGQLIKSGTDKKIYLDNVSTGLYFLNINNKKNLKVIKQ; from the coding sequence ATGAAAAAAAAATATCTTTTATTATTAGTACTGTTAACTACTTCTTTATATTCTCAAGAAGTTGTAATCAATGAAATTCAATCTAAAAATTTAACTACATACAGGAATTCTAAATTTGAATATTCAGATTGGATAGAATTTAAAAATATAACAAGTAATCCAATAGATATAAGTGATTATTATTTAAGTGATGATCCAGATAATATTAAAAAATGGAAATTCCCATCTGGTATATCTATTCCGGCTAATGGGTTGTTATTGATAGATGTAGATGGAACAAACTCTTGGTTAAGTACAAATTTTAAACTATCAGCTTCTGGAGAAACACTTGTTTTTTCTAAAAATGATGAAACCGAAATCCAAAGGATAGAATTTCCAGAAATTCAAAAAGATATTTCTTATGGAAGAAAAAGTGATGGGGCATATACATTATTAAGTAAACCAACACCACATGCTGCCAACGATGAAGCCTCTGCATTTACCATTTTAGATTCAAAAATTAATATTAATATTCCTTCAGGATTGTATGATACAAATCAAACAGTAGAAATTACATTCAAAGGAGAAGGAACATTGTATTATACGTTAGATGGAACAGAGCCTACAACTAGCACTACAGCATATTCTGGGCCAATTACAATAGGTAAAAGCACTATATTAAAGAGTAAAGTGATTAAATCAGCTTCAGAATATAGTATTACAGAAAATAGATCTTATATTATTGGTGCTTCACACGATTTACCCGTAATATTATTAACATCTGACAATTCATCTAAAAACTCAGGGAATAAAGAAGTTATTGATGGTAGAGTAGAATTTATATTTATAGAAAAAGATGGAACAGTAGCTATTAATCAATATGCGAGTTTTAGAGCATCGGGAAAAACTTCTAGAGGCATGCCACAATTAAACGGTAAAGTAGAGGCAGATGCTGTTTATGGAGATAAAGATTTTGATTATAAAATGTTTCCAAATAAAGAATTAGATGAATTCAGAAGTTTTTTATTAAGAAACTCTAGTCAAGATTGGGCAGAAACACATCTTAGAGATGCTTTTGTTTCTAGAGTTTTAAGCGAAGATAATTTAACTGATTTTCCTTTTGAAGGATATCGTCCAGCTGCATTATATGTAAATGGAAAATATCAAGGAATTATTAATGTAAGAGAAGATGATGATAACTCTTACATTAAAGATAATTACGGGTTAAAAACTGGTGAGTTTGAAAAGAATGGTAGAGATCCTATTCTATATACTTTTACAACAGATCGAGCAGAATTAGATAAAATATTGAATTTCAATCATCATGTAAATGTACAATTCTTAATTTCTTATGCAGAATTAAATGAATATGGTTTTGGAAGTTGGAAAGACTTATCTGGAAAAACACCACATCAAAATCATTATTTTATGCACGATTATGATGCAACTTTTGGTTTACGAGGATTTGAGCATGTACCATTAACTAATGCTATGTCAGTAAATGAAATTATACCATCAGAAATGAGAGCGCATGAACCTTATAAAACAGAAGGATTACAATTAATAGCCGCTTTAATTAATCATGTATATAATAAAGATCGTACATTAAAAATTTTAGATGCAATGGAAAAGGAATTAGAAAGCGAAATTCCTGCACATGCAATTGCAAACGTAGCATTAGGATTAGAACAAGGTTACGATGGTAGCTCTGGATCATCACCAGCTCCTTTTGCCAACTTAACTGAATGGAAAGCAAATATAGCGGCATTACGAAAAGACGTAGAAAAAAGAATCGATGCAAATATTTTTACGAGAATTAAAAATGCACAAGGAATCGAAGATCCAATTCAAGTAACGTATGAAAGTTCAAATATTAATAGAGGTTTTATAAGAGTTCACAATGTTAAATCAATTAAAGAAACTTTTACAGGAACCTATTTTAGTAATATTCCTATTAAATTTTCAGCAGAAGCATTACCAGGATATAAGTTTGTAAGATGGGAAGGAGCTGTAAATAGTACAGATGAAAACATAACCCCAACATTTACAACAAATACAAGTTTAAAAGCAGTTTTTGAACCTATTGCAGTTACGAGTACAAATCTTGTAATTAATGAAGTTCAAGGTAAAAACGATACTACAATAACAGACGAAGCTGGTGAATATGATGATTGGATTGAAATTTATAACCCGAATAGTACACCTGTAAATCTTGCAGGGTATTACATTTCAGATAAATTATCAGAACCATTAAAATGGAAAATTCCAGATACTGACGCTAGTAAAACAACAGTGCCAGCAAATGGATTTTTGTTACTGTGGGCAGATAAGGATTTAGAACAAGGAGCAAATCATTTAGATTTTAAATTAAAAGGAACAGATCAAGTCATATTAACAGCTCCAGATGCTACCACAAAAATTCAAGAAATTTCTTTTACCGATATAGATACAGGTACTTCTTATGGAGCCAAAGTAGATGGAGATGCGGATTATATTACGTTTACTATACCAACTCCAGGAGCTACAAATGGAAATGTATTAAGTACAGATGATATAGATGTTGTTAATAATAAAATAGGAATATACCCTAATCCAACAACAAATAATATTACAATTCAAGGAACATTTACAGATTTAAAATGGAAGCTATTTAATTTGAATGGACAGCTTATTAAGTCTGGAACAGATAAAAAAATCTATTTAGATAATGTTTCAACAGGACTTTACTTTTTGAACATTAATAATAAAAAGAATTTAAAAGTTATTAAACAATAA
- a CDS encoding HlyD family secretion protein has translation MENSILYRTKPLRIIALLFKVTLLFLILFLGILFFLNVDDTVYFNNGLVYSKNPKTQINSPVSETITTIKIREGQEVKKGDTLLVLQNKEVISNYYISYVEKETTEQDISYLKEAIIKANKEKSIYEKQRQVKSKMFHLKRLNLQQELIDWSEKINLAAKSYTIAKSKFKTDSILYTKGVISRINFEKEHKKLLSEKQSFIGAKSIVQKKKYELENLVNKEFETEKNIETKLLNLDKIIAFNKLKIEKLNLNKKKIQYNQEYIKEKKDKLFICAPTNGSISFIYNTKQNLQEIEKGIPLVTISPKEETFYAKINVAEQDILYLKKGQKVQLNFNAYNYYKYGGIQGKINYISPTKQKGNFYCIVDFNKMNSNIQLKTDYSIKGTIVVGHLKTYEYIFKKIFSKLE, from the coding sequence ATGGAAAACTCAATATTATACAGAACTAAACCACTACGAATTATCGCATTACTATTTAAGGTAACACTACTTTTTTTAATCCTTTTTCTGGGTATTCTTTTCTTTTTGAATGTAGATGATACAGTTTACTTTAATAACGGTTTAGTGTATTCTAAAAATCCTAAAACGCAAATTAATTCTCCAGTATCAGAAACTATTACAACGATAAAAATACGAGAAGGACAAGAAGTAAAAAAAGGAGATACTTTACTTGTTCTTCAAAATAAAGAAGTAATATCTAACTATTATATTTCTTATGTAGAAAAAGAAACAACAGAGCAAGATATTAGCTATTTAAAAGAAGCAATTATAAAAGCTAATAAAGAGAAATCTATTTATGAAAAACAACGACAGGTTAAATCTAAAATGTTTCATTTAAAACGATTAAACTTACAACAAGAACTTATAGATTGGAGTGAAAAGATAAATTTAGCCGCAAAAAGTTATACCATTGCTAAAAGCAAGTTTAAAACAGATTCTATATTATATACAAAAGGAGTAATTTCTAGAATTAACTTTGAAAAAGAACATAAAAAGTTACTATCAGAAAAACAATCATTTATAGGAGCTAAATCTATAGTTCAAAAAAAGAAATATGAATTAGAAAATTTAGTAAATAAAGAGTTTGAAACAGAAAAAAATATAGAGACTAAACTTTTAAATTTAGATAAAATAATAGCATTTAATAAGTTGAAGATTGAAAAATTAAATTTGAATAAGAAAAAGATTCAATACAATCAAGAATATATAAAAGAAAAGAAAGACAAACTATTTATTTGTGCGCCAACAAACGGTTCTATTTCTTTTATATACAACACCAAACAGAACTTACAAGAGATAGAAAAAGGAATACCATTGGTAACTATTTCACCAAAAGAAGAAACTTTTTATGCAAAAATTAATGTGGCGGAACAAGATATTTTATATCTAAAAAAAGGACAAAAAGTACAGTTAAACTTTAATGCATATAATTATTATAAATACGGAGGTATCCAAGGAAAAATAAACTATATTTCCCCTACGAAACAAAAAGGGAATTTTTATTGTATTGTAGATTTTAACAAAATGAATTCAAATATTCAGTTAAAAACAGATTACAGTATTAAAGGAACTATTGTTGTAGGACATTTAAAAACATACGAGTATATTTTTAAGAAAATTTTTTCAAAATTAGAATGA
- a CDS encoding ABC transporter transmembrane domain-containing protein translates to MFFKTTEQQLQSNDCGIAAIHIIYNILGIHTSRDQIKQVLEPTKKGISLAQIKNFLSEDDFKVEYKLWKSTSDHFSNKDFPFILPIKGKKNDDYLVIKEQKREKFKIYDPRNGTTYFLKSKELESQITYSKTDENLIEQESYYETIIAKELEVYGINSEVILETNTIDNLANKLSYFKYIKETFGFKNEGSANNFLIDVLENQEGLIVPKEFQNLYFKKEKLNFKVPVVLTVKKPDQIYRKSNDIHKKENIYWKLFKQLKEHKKLWFIYIFVAFFSAFVTQLAVFINQLLIDHILPTYHMRTLVVFCIGLGIYQIFNIFTSTYKRFVGIHLKNQLDRFFLQKFDTKINSFSLQFIQSYKKGDLVERVSDSMKLKRFFSKFFINVFIDISISLYSLFILFFINWQLSLLILGVLIIFYAWFVFITPQLKHNERVRFNEKANFLSKVIEKIEAIQIIKSFGIEKKSSKKINKSIDSYLRIQLKNGYLNLINTTVVAVIVGFMSILIILLLSKYAIRTQSISLGQIITFIALSSKIFSAFKSILSQNLTLQENQIILKRFFDFEEKIQQNKTTEGISGFSINRLEVKNITFGYANTNIVLEDVSFAVEGNEKIQILGTNGSGKSTLSKIITALYKLEKGEIIINNTLSKFYDAKVLSSKILLSTNDDLLFNDTVLENICLGNKIAISEIISVSKKIGFYDFIATKDEGFDFMIVNNGKNVSTGQRKKILLLRAFFSSAEVLILDEVLSGIDTESRKAIETHINEDYRKYIIVSHEPVKNISFSKKYELTHGKLNIIQN, encoded by the coding sequence ATGTTTTTTAAAACAACAGAACAGCAATTACAGTCTAACGATTGTGGAATTGCTGCTATACATATTATTTATAACATTTTAGGAATACATACCAGTAGAGATCAAATAAAACAAGTATTAGAACCTACAAAAAAAGGAATTTCTTTAGCGCAGATAAAAAACTTTTTATCAGAAGATGATTTTAAAGTAGAATATAAACTATGGAAGAGTACATCAGATCATTTTTCTAATAAAGACTTCCCGTTTATTTTACCAATTAAAGGAAAAAAAAACGATGATTATTTAGTAATAAAGGAACAGAAAAGAGAAAAATTTAAAATTTATGATCCTAGAAATGGAACAACATATTTTTTAAAATCAAAAGAGCTTGAATCTCAAATAACATATAGTAAAACAGATGAAAATTTAATAGAACAAGAATCGTATTACGAAACAATTATAGCAAAAGAATTAGAGGTTTATGGTATAAATAGTGAAGTAATATTAGAAACAAATACAATAGATAACCTTGCAAATAAATTATCTTATTTTAAATATATAAAAGAAACATTTGGATTTAAAAACGAAGGATCTGCGAATAATTTTTTAATAGATGTTCTTGAAAATCAAGAAGGATTAATAGTTCCTAAAGAATTTCAGAACCTATACTTCAAAAAAGAAAAATTAAACTTTAAAGTTCCTGTTGTTTTAACTGTAAAAAAGCCAGATCAAATCTATAGAAAAAGTAATGATATACATAAGAAAGAAAATATTTATTGGAAATTATTTAAACAGCTAAAAGAACACAAAAAATTATGGTTTATATACATATTTGTTGCTTTTTTCTCTGCTTTTGTTACACAATTAGCTGTTTTTATAAATCAATTGTTAATCGATCATATTTTGCCTACATATCATATGAGAACACTAGTTGTTTTCTGTATAGGTTTGGGCATATATCAAATTTTCAACATTTTTACATCAACATACAAACGTTTTGTAGGAATACATTTAAAAAATCAATTAGATCGTTTTTTTCTTCAAAAATTCGATACAAAAATTAATTCTTTTTCGTTACAGTTTATTCAATCTTATAAAAAAGGAGATTTAGTAGAAAGAGTTTCAGATTCAATGAAGTTAAAACGTTTTTTTTCTAAGTTTTTCATTAACGTTTTTATAGATATCTCCATCTCATTATATTCATTATTCATTCTTTTTTTCATCAACTGGCAATTATCACTATTAATTTTAGGAGTACTTATAATTTTTTATGCCTGGTTTGTATTTATAACTCCACAATTAAAACATAACGAAAGAGTTCGATTTAATGAAAAAGCAAACTTCCTTTCTAAAGTGATAGAAAAAATAGAAGCCATTCAGATTATCAAAAGCTTTGGAATAGAAAAAAAATCCTCGAAAAAAATTAATAAAAGCATAGACTCTTATTTAAGAATACAATTAAAAAACGGATACCTAAACTTAATAAATACCACTGTAGTAGCTGTAATTGTTGGATTTATGTCTATACTGATAATTCTACTATTATCTAAATACGCAATTAGAACACAAAGTATATCGTTAGGACAAATTATTACTTTTATAGCTTTATCTAGTAAAATATTTAGCGCCTTCAAAAGTATTTTAAGTCAGAATTTAACATTACAAGAAAATCAAATTATTCTGAAGAGGTTTTTTGATTTTGAAGAAAAAATACAACAAAATAAAACTACAGAAGGAATTTCAGGTTTTTCAATTAACCGGTTAGAAGTTAAAAACATAACATTTGGCTATGCTAATACCAACATAGTTTTAGAAGATGTAAGTTTTGCTGTTGAAGGTAATGAAAAAATTCAAATTTTAGGAACTAATGGCTCAGGGAAATCTACTTTAAGTAAAATAATAACAGCATTATATAAATTAGAAAAAGGAGAGATTATAATTAATAATACACTTTCAAAATTTTATGACGCGAAAGTTTTAAGCAGTAAAATATTGCTATCTACAAATGATGATTTGTTATTTAATGATACTGTGTTAGAAAACATTTGTTTAGGGAATAAAATAGCAATCTCTGAAATTATTAGCGTATCAAAAAAAATAGGTTTTTATGATTTTATAGCAACAAAAGACGAAGGTTTTGACTTTATGATAGTAAACAATGGTAAAAATGTATCTACAGGTCAGCGAAAAAAAATCTTATTACTACGCGCCTTTTTCTCATCTGCAGAAGTTTTAATATTAGATGAAGTTTTATCGGGGATAGATACAGAGAGTAGAAAAGCTATTGAAACCCATATAAATGAAGATTATAGGAAATATATTATTGTATCTCACGAACCTGTAAAAAACATTTCTTTTTCAAAAAAATATGAATTGACCCATGGAAAACTCAATATTATACAGAACTAA